In a genomic window of Aeromicrobium panaciterrae:
- a CDS encoding DUF6049 family protein, with translation MSSHRRRISMALLTTIVATLLVSAPSQAADKDPDLAVTITTLKPSFLKAGSDVTVRGTITNNDDHPWRKVQAYLVIPTNPFTTRAQLDDAIANGAANSGTRVIETGAYDELGTLAPGRSVAFQVKVPHEQLGISGSAGVYPMGVQVLGTDTDGSRSNDAIAAATTFLPSIAPGQKPVPTTVVWPFLVPDYRAADGNYHDPLATLTSIGAGGQLRNLLDLAKSLPPRSSTVLLDPALLVGIDDIANKRLIAKKVELTDLQASQAERFLQELLAYVRSQNVWILGFDRPDVLALTDNPDLRRGLTAAVDTATRSALTTYQLTGRRVTWPTKNGATAGLLRAERRDGETPLIVTPSSVPGWERRLGSIVSYESASGPIPLLVNDVIANVPGGSSVVSLRQRILSDAALAGLQRALDPTSRADAVTMVDPTWNPGPRPTTGGLASVFSSPFTSGSTLDDVLTRQVSKYSGRVPAKSTARTVSRAQLQAASDLSKAGDALTSIVTDDDQSVDATYSREVAGLLGVRWRSDPPLGISVANNLASRAVAEMAKIKIEGPPSVTLSSSSGGFPLTIINETSYDLRVGIDLDSSNPALDVPSVKPVNIAAGERQTLTVNIDLGQQSTTQLTAKLVSSGGAVIAESKAFNVRSSQIGVVLWVAIGLAGVLVLVALFRRFHRRRTGSSTTERLADDD, from the coding sequence GTGAGCAGCCATCGTCGTCGCATCAGCATGGCGCTCCTGACGACGATCGTTGCGACGCTTCTTGTCAGCGCTCCCTCTCAGGCGGCCGACAAGGATCCCGACCTCGCCGTCACGATCACGACCCTCAAGCCGAGCTTTCTCAAGGCCGGTTCGGATGTCACCGTACGAGGCACGATCACCAACAACGACGATCACCCGTGGCGCAAAGTTCAGGCCTACCTCGTCATCCCCACGAACCCCTTCACGACTCGCGCGCAGCTCGATGACGCGATCGCCAACGGCGCCGCCAACTCCGGTACGCGGGTGATCGAGACCGGCGCATACGACGAGCTCGGCACTCTCGCCCCCGGACGATCGGTCGCTTTCCAGGTCAAGGTGCCGCACGAGCAGCTCGGCATCTCGGGGAGTGCCGGCGTCTACCCGATGGGCGTGCAGGTCCTCGGTACGGACACCGACGGGTCTCGCAGCAATGATGCGATCGCGGCAGCGACGACCTTCCTGCCGAGCATCGCCCCCGGTCAGAAGCCTGTTCCCACGACAGTCGTGTGGCCGTTCCTCGTGCCGGACTACCGGGCAGCCGACGGCAACTACCACGACCCACTGGCCACGCTGACTTCCATCGGCGCGGGCGGCCAGCTACGCAACCTTCTCGATCTCGCGAAGAGTCTTCCGCCGCGATCGTCGACGGTCCTGCTCGATCCCGCGCTCCTGGTCGGCATCGACGACATCGCCAACAAGAGGCTCATCGCCAAGAAGGTCGAGCTCACCGACCTACAGGCGTCGCAGGCGGAGCGGTTCCTGCAGGAGCTGCTGGCGTACGTACGTTCGCAGAACGTCTGGATTCTCGGGTTTGACCGACCCGACGTCCTCGCCCTGACCGACAATCCAGATCTCCGCCGCGGTCTCACAGCCGCAGTCGACACCGCGACTCGATCAGCCCTCACGACGTACCAACTGACCGGTCGCCGCGTCACCTGGCCGACCAAGAACGGCGCCACCGCCGGGCTGCTGCGAGCTGAACGCCGCGATGGCGAGACCCCGCTGATCGTCACGCCGTCGTCAGTGCCGGGATGGGAGCGTCGGCTGGGCTCGATCGTCAGTTACGAATCCGCGAGTGGGCCCATTCCGCTGCTGGTCAACGACGTAATCGCCAACGTTCCAGGCGGATCGTCCGTCGTGAGCCTCCGTCAGCGCATCCTCAGCGACGCAGCCTTGGCCGGACTCCAGCGCGCGCTTGATCCAACGTCTCGGGCGGACGCCGTCACCATGGTCGATCCGACCTGGAACCCGGGTCCCCGACCCACAACTGGTGGACTCGCGTCTGTCTTCAGCTCACCCTTCACCAGCGGGTCGACACTCGATGACGTACTCACGCGGCAGGTGTCGAAGTACTCCGGCCGTGTGCCGGCGAAGTCGACCGCACGTACGGTCAGTCGAGCACAGCTCCAGGCGGCCTCAGACCTCAGCAAGGCCGGTGACGCACTGACCTCGATCGTCACCGACGACGACCAGAGCGTCGACGCTACCTACTCTCGCGAGGTCGCTGGACTCCTCGGCGTACGTTGGCGCAGCGATCCACCACTCGGCATCTCCGTGGCCAACAATCTGGCTTCACGCGCGGTGGCTGAGATGGCCAAGATCAAGATCGAGGGTCCACCCTCTGTGACTCTGTCGAGCTCGTCAGGCGGTTTCCCGCTGACGATCATCAACGAGACCTCCTACGACCTGCGAGTCGGCATCGACCTCGACTCCAGCAACCCTGCTCTTGATGTCCCCTCGGTCAAGCCGGTGAACATTGCCGCCGGAGAGCGGCAGACCCTCACGGTCAACATCGACCTCGGCCAACAGAGCACCACGCAGCTGACGGCGAAACTAGTCTCGTCCGGCGGCGCGGTGATTGCGGAGTCCAAGGCGTTCAATGTCCGCTCCAGCCAGATCGGTGTCGTGCTCTGGGTCGCGATCGGTCTTGCCGGCGTATTGGTTCTGGTAGCGCTGTTCCGCCGCTTCCACCGACGTCGTACCGGGAGCAGTACAACCGAACGGCTAGCCGACGATGACTGA
- a CDS encoding TetR/AcrR family transcriptional regulator, whose translation MTTDGRVARGERTREAIVAAHTALLLEGELKPTAKVIADRAGVSVRTLWANFKDLEALLNETTAYWMAADDELRQPIDPSQPLDERISTFCAERARRLENIAPAARSAVLGEPFSPTLKRSREAHIRRLRLEVETVFAQEIAADGSDDLKFALMAATGWPAWQALRDDYKLGPDEALAVMRRTISALLDSVG comes from the coding sequence GTGACCACTGACGGTCGAGTCGCGCGCGGTGAGCGCACCCGCGAAGCGATCGTCGCGGCGCACACGGCGCTATTGCTCGAGGGCGAGCTCAAGCCGACGGCCAAGGTGATCGCCGATCGAGCCGGCGTCTCGGTACGTACGTTGTGGGCCAACTTCAAGGACCTTGAGGCACTTCTCAACGAGACCACCGCGTACTGGATGGCTGCGGACGACGAGCTGCGCCAGCCCATCGATCCGAGCCAGCCGCTCGACGAGCGCATCTCCACATTCTGCGCAGAGCGTGCGCGGCGGCTGGAGAACATCGCGCCCGCGGCGCGGTCGGCGGTTCTCGGAGAACCGTTCTCGCCGACTCTGAAGCGCAGTCGCGAGGCACACATCCGCCGGTTGCGCCTCGAGGTCGAGACTGTCTTTGCTCAGGAGATTGCAGCCGATGGCTCCGACGACCTGAAGTTCGCGTTGATGGCGGCGACAGGCTGGCCCGCGTGGCAGGCGTTGCGCGACGACTACAAGCTGGGCCCGGATGAGGCGCTCGCAGTCATGCGTCGCACGATCAGCGCCCTGCTCGACTCGGTCGGCTGA
- a CDS encoding inositol-3-phosphate synthase: MGSVRVAIVGVGNCATSLIQGVEYYRNASPEGTVPGLMHVMFGDYHVSDIEFVAAFDVDAKKVGFDLSEATQASENNTIKIADVAPTGVIVQKGNTLDGLGKYYRETIEESDAPAADIVQVLKDTKADVLVSYLPVGSEEADKFYAQCAIDAKVAFVNALPVFIASDPEWAKKFEDAGVAIIGDDIKSQVGATITHRVMAKLFQDRGVVLDRTYQLNVGGNMDFKNMLERDRLESKKISKTQAVTSNIDHDLGAKNVHIGPSDYVQWLDDRKWAYVRLEGRAFGDVPLNLEYKLEVWDSPNSAGIIIDAIRAAKIAKDRGIGGALLSASSYLMKSPPEQRPDDLGREKLEAFIRGDEER, translated from the coding sequence ATGGGTTCGGTACGCGTAGCAATTGTGGGTGTGGGCAACTGCGCCACGTCCCTGATCCAAGGCGTCGAGTACTACCGCAACGCATCTCCCGAGGGCACTGTCCCCGGTCTGATGCACGTGATGTTCGGTGACTACCACGTCAGCGACATCGAGTTCGTTGCAGCATTCGACGTCGACGCCAAGAAGGTCGGCTTCGATCTTTCCGAGGCGACGCAGGCCAGCGAGAACAACACGATCAAGATCGCTGACGTTGCGCCGACCGGTGTCATCGTCCAGAAGGGCAACACGCTCGACGGTCTCGGCAAGTACTACCGCGAGACCATCGAAGAGTCGGACGCTCCTGCGGCTGACATCGTTCAGGTCCTCAAGGACACCAAGGCTGACGTTCTCGTCTCCTACCTTCCGGTTGGTTCGGAAGAGGCTGACAAGTTCTACGCCCAGTGCGCCATCGACGCGAAGGTTGCCTTCGTCAACGCGCTGCCCGTCTTCATCGCTTCCGACCCCGAGTGGGCCAAGAAGTTCGAAGACGCCGGCGTCGCGATCATCGGTGACGACATCAAGAGCCAGGTCGGCGCCACCATCACGCACCGTGTGATGGCCAAGCTGTTCCAGGACCGTGGTGTTGTGCTCGACCGCACGTACCAGCTGAACGTCGGCGGCAACATGGACTTCAAGAACATGCTTGAGCGTGACCGTCTTGAGTCCAAGAAGATCTCGAAGACGCAGGCTGTGACGTCGAACATCGATCACGACCTCGGCGCCAAGAACGTACACATCGGCCCGTCGGACTACGTCCAGTGGCTCGATGACCGCAAGTGGGCTTACGTCCGCCTTGAGGGTCGCGCGTTCGGTGACGTTCCCTTGAACCTCGAGTACAAGCTCGAAGTTTGGGACTCGCCCAACTCGGCCGGCATCATCATCGACGCCATCCGTGCGGCGAAGATCGCCAAGGACCGTGGCATCGGCGGCGCTCTGCTGTCGGCTTCGTCCTACCTGATGAAGTCGCCCCCGGAGCAGCGTCCCGACGACCTCGGTCGCGAGAAGCTCGAAGCCTTCATCCGTGGAGACGAAGAGCGCTGA